A stretch of the Pan paniscus chromosome 2, NHGRI_mPanPan1-v2.0_pri, whole genome shotgun sequence genome encodes the following:
- the FYTTD1 gene encoding UAP56-interacting factor isoform X2, producing MRVRWGIQQNSGFGKTSLNRRGRVMPGKRRPNGVITGLAARKTTGIRKGISPMNRPPLSDKNIEQYFPVLKRKANLLRQNEGQRKPVAVLKRPSQLSRKNNIPANFTRSGNKLNHQKDTRQATFLFRRGLKVQAQLNTEQLLDDVVAKRTRQWRTSTTNGGILTVSIDNPGAVQCPVTQKPRLTRTAVPSFLTKREQSDVKKVPKGVPLQFDINSVGKQTGMTLNERFGILKEQRATLTYNKGGSRFVTVG from the exons GTTTTGGTAAGACTAGTCTGAATCGTAGAGGAAGAGTCATGCCTGGAAAGAGACGTCCTAATGGAGTTATCACTGGCCTTGCAGCTAGGAAAACAACTGGAATTCGAAAAGGAATTAGTCCTATGAATCGTCCACCTCTAAGTGACAAG AATATAGAACAATATTTTCCAGTGTTAAAAAGGAAGGCAAACCTTCTGAGACAAAATGAAGGGCAGAGGAAACCAGTAGCAGTTCTCAAGAGACCTAGCCAGCTAAGCAGaaa AAATAACATTCCAGCTAATTTTACCAGGAGTGGAAATAAATTAAATCATCAGAAAGATACTCGTCAGGCAACTTTTCTTTTCAGAAGAGGCCTGAAG gtGCAGGCCCAGTTGAATACAGAACAACTGCTAGACGATGTAGTAGCAAAGAGAACTCGTCA ATGGCGGACTTCCACCACAAATGGAGGGATTTTGACTGTATCTATTGACAATCCTGGAGCAGTGCAATGCCCAGT aaCTCAGAAACCACGATTAACTCGTACTGCTGtaccttcatttttaacaaagcgGGAGCAAAGTGACGTCAAGAAAGTTCCTAAAGGTGTTCCCCTGCAGTTTGACATAAACAGTGTCGGAAAACAG acaGGGATGACGTTGAATGAGCGGTTTGGGATCCTGAAGGAACAAAGAGCCACTCTCACATACAACAAAGGGGGAAGCCGCTTTGTCACCGTGGGATAG